In the Pseudomonas orientalis genome, one interval contains:
- a CDS encoding D-2-hydroxyacid dehydrogenase, with protein sequence MRVLIAEQDHPLYAQLLREAAPDLEVLTSGDSAELSRLAADCPVWLGQPDLLATLLRQGHHPQWLQSTWAGITPLLAEGLPRDYRLTRAVGIFGQVMAEFVLTYMLGHEREVLARLVSQVERKWDSRQGQSLAGRKVLVVGTGDIGQSVAQFLLPFGVELYGIASRPREQAPFIEVVGLDQLGRLVGEVDYVINLLPNTPETHDLYDAALFKQFKPTALFINVGRGVAVVDADLVEALKEGHLAGAVIDVCRQEPLPQRHPFWTAWGLLLTGHSSAPTSPSMMVQLFVQNVRAYQAKQALRGEVDFERGY encoded by the coding sequence ATGCGTGTTCTGATTGCTGAACAGGATCACCCGCTCTACGCTCAATTGCTGCGCGAAGCCGCGCCGGACCTTGAGGTACTGACCAGCGGCGACTCGGCCGAACTCTCGCGCCTGGCCGCCGATTGTCCAGTGTGGCTGGGCCAGCCGGACCTGCTGGCGACGCTGTTGCGCCAGGGCCATCATCCGCAGTGGTTGCAGTCGACCTGGGCCGGTATCACGCCACTGCTGGCCGAAGGCCTGCCGCGTGATTATCGCCTGACCCGTGCGGTCGGCATCTTTGGCCAGGTCATGGCCGAATTCGTCCTGACCTACATGCTCGGACACGAACGTGAAGTGCTGGCGCGGCTGGTCAGCCAGGTCGAACGCAAGTGGGACAGCCGCCAGGGCCAGAGCCTGGCGGGGCGCAAAGTGCTGGTGGTGGGCACCGGCGATATCGGCCAGAGCGTGGCGCAGTTCCTGCTGCCGTTTGGCGTCGAGCTGTATGGCATTGCCAGCCGGCCCCGCGAGCAGGCGCCGTTTATCGAAGTTGTCGGGCTCGATCAATTGGGCCGGCTGGTGGGAGAGGTGGATTATGTGATCAACCTGCTGCCCAACACCCCTGAAACCCATGATCTGTACGACGCCGCACTGTTCAAGCAATTCAAGCCGACCGCCTTGTTCATCAACGTCGGGCGCGGCGTGGCGGTGGTGGATGCCGACCTGGTCGAAGCCCTCAAGGAAGGACACCTGGCCGGAGCCGTGATCGACGTCTGCCGCCAGGAACCGCTGCCGCAACGCCACCCGTTCTGGACGGCGTGGGGCTTGCTGCTGACCGGGCACAGCTCGGCACCGACTTCGCCGTCGATGATGGTGCAGTTGTTTGTGCAGAATGTGCGGGCGTATCAGGCAAAACAGGCACTACGCGGGGAAGTGGATTTCGAACGCGGCTACTGA
- a CDS encoding nitroreductase family protein — translation MTRVADYPIHTQFTERWSPRAFTGENISRETLLSFFEAARWAPSAYNSQPWRFLYARRDTPDWERFLGLLNEFNRGWAQHASALVIIASKTDFIAPGATEETPALWHTFDTGAAWAHLALQASLAGWHTHGMAGFDQELTRKELKIPAGYALHAAVAVGKLGDKSSLPEYLQGREAPSTRKPLSELVSEGDFSL, via the coding sequence ATGACTCGTGTTGCCGATTATCCGATCCACACCCAGTTTACCGAGCGCTGGTCGCCTCGCGCCTTCACTGGCGAGAACATCTCCCGGGAGACCCTGCTGAGTTTTTTCGAGGCGGCGCGCTGGGCACCTTCGGCCTACAACTCGCAGCCCTGGCGCTTTCTCTATGCCCGCCGCGACACGCCGGACTGGGAGCGCTTCCTGGGTTTGCTCAATGAATTCAACCGGGGCTGGGCGCAGCATGCGTCGGCGCTGGTGATCATCGCCTCGAAAACCGATTTCATCGCCCCCGGCGCCACGGAAGAAACCCCGGCCCTGTGGCACACCTTCGACACTGGTGCCGCCTGGGCTCACCTGGCCTTGCAAGCCAGCCTCGCCGGCTGGCACACCCATGGCATGGCCGGCTTCGATCAGGAACTGACCCGCAAAGAGCTGAAGATTCCCGCAGGCTATGCGCTGCATGCCGCCGTGGCGGTGGGCAAGCTGGGCGACAAGTCGAGCCTGCCCGAGTACCTGCAAGGCCGCGAAGCGCCGAGTACGCGCAAGCCGCTGAGCGAGCTGGTCTCGGAAGGTGACTTCAGTCTTTGA
- a CDS encoding YcgN family cysteine cluster protein — translation MAAKVEPFWIRKTLEHLDQEEWESLCDGCGLCCLQKLEDEDDNSVYYTRIACKLLDLKTCQCTDYPNRRASVPDCIQLTPGQADQFKWLPPTCGYRLVSERKDLPLWHHLVCGDRDAVHHERISQSGRMLSEGSVPEDDWEDYLIFRAG, via the coding sequence ATGGCCGCCAAAGTCGAACCTTTCTGGATACGCAAAACTCTCGAACACCTCGACCAGGAGGAATGGGAGTCGTTGTGCGACGGCTGTGGCCTGTGCTGCCTGCAAAAGCTTGAGGATGAAGACGACAACAGCGTCTATTACACGCGCATCGCCTGCAAGCTGCTGGACCTGAAAACCTGCCAGTGCACCGACTATCCCAATCGTCGGGCCTCGGTGCCGGACTGTATCCAGCTCACCCCAGGGCAGGCCGACCAGTTCAAGTGGCTGCCGCCCACCTGCGGCTATCGCCTGGTGAGCGAGCGCAAGGATTTGCCCTTGTGGCACCACCTGGTCTGCGGCGACCGCGATGCCGTGCACCACGAACGCATTTCCCAGTCCGGGCGCATGCTCAGCGAAGGCAGCGTGCCAGAGGACGACTGGGAGGATTACCTGATCTTCCGTGCGGGGTGA
- a CDS encoding YgaP family membrane protein, whose amino-acid sequence MSDSKTLRPVIEHLQPDAQRTQNVHGWERIGSVAGGVMMVGKGLRRGGLFGLIQVAIGGVALARGFTGHSSLKDKLEQGRQEMNSVRTKIERAGAELKNLKTKAEVAAEKAVKTTG is encoded by the coding sequence ATGAGCGACAGCAAAACCCTGCGACCTGTGATTGAACACCTGCAGCCCGACGCCCAGCGCACGCAGAACGTACACGGCTGGGAACGCATCGGCTCGGTGGCCGGTGGCGTGATGATGGTAGGCAAAGGCCTGCGCCGTGGCGGTCTGTTCGGGCTGATCCAGGTGGCGATTGGTGGCGTGGCACTGGCACGCGGTTTCACCGGGCACAGTTCGCTCAAGGACAAGCTGGAGCAAGGCCGCCAGGAAATGAACAGCGTACGTACGAAGATCGAGCGAGCAGGCGCGGAACTGAAGAACTTGAAGACCAAGGCTGAAGTGGCGGCTGAAAAAGCGGTGAAAACCACAGGCTAA
- a CDS encoding RNA methyltransferase, giving the protein MGNKRYSCIGLYNPKSPENVGSVMRAAGCYGVASVFYTGVRYERARDFITDTKKVHHDIPLIGIDDLKKILPLGCIPVAVELVEGARPLPEYTHPDRALYIFGPEDGSLDKEIRDWCEDVVYIPTTGCMNLAATVNVVLYDRLAKGNNTRSGPKY; this is encoded by the coding sequence GTGGGCAATAAACGCTACAGCTGCATCGGTCTGTATAACCCCAAATCCCCCGAAAATGTCGGCTCGGTCATGCGCGCCGCCGGCTGCTACGGCGTGGCTTCGGTGTTCTATACCGGCGTGCGTTACGAGCGCGCGCGGGATTTCATCACCGACACCAAGAAGGTGCATCACGACATTCCGCTGATCGGCATCGATGACCTGAAAAAGATCCTGCCCCTGGGCTGCATTCCCGTGGCCGTGGAACTGGTGGAGGGCGCCCGCCCGCTGCCCGAATACACCCACCCGGACCGCGCACTGTATATCTTCGGCCCAGAAGACGGCTCGCTGGACAAAGAGATCCGCGACTGGTGCGAGGACGTGGTCTACATCCCGACCACCGGCTGCATGAACCTCGCCGCCACCGTCAACGTGGTGCTCTACGACCGCCTGGCCAAGGGCAATAACACCCGCTCGGGCCCCAAGTACTGA
- a CDS encoding YajD family HNH nuclease — MSSTNPPSHTAKLDRILADAQRDREMGYRDKALKMYPHVCGRCAREFAGKRLSELTVHHRNHNHDDNPQDGSNWELLCLYCHDNEHSRYTDQQYFGEGSTSSPMIAKATHNPFAALAGLMKKDD; from the coding sequence ATGAGCTCGACCAACCCGCCCTCCCACACCGCCAAGCTGGACCGCATCCTCGCCGATGCCCAGCGCGACCGGGAAATGGGCTACCGCGATAAAGCCCTGAAAATGTACCCCCATGTGTGCGGCCGCTGCGCCCGTGAATTCGCCGGCAAGCGCCTGAGCGAACTGACCGTGCACCACCGCAACCACAATCATGACGACAATCCCCAGGACGGTTCCAATTGGGAACTGCTGTGCCTGTACTGCCATGACAACGAGCATTCGCGCTACACCGATCAGCAGTACTTCGGCGAAGGCTCCACCAGCAGCCCGATGATTGCCAAGGCGACGCACAACCCGTTTGCGGCGTTGGCGGGGTTGATGAAGAAAGACGACTGA
- a CDS encoding spermidine synthase, which yields MKRFVLLDTTPIPDNGGALCLFEYGEDFVIKIQGGDGGQLMNTRMHGSEDALAEIPCRKVAGRPGSRVLIGGLGMGFTLASALKHLGKSAEVVVAELVPGVVEWNRGPLGEKSGRPLLDPRTVVRMEDVAKVLQAEPQGFDAIMLDVDNGPEGLTQKANSWLYSAGGLAACAKALRPKGVLAVWSASADRLFSDKLRKAGFKSEEVQVFAHGNKGTRHTIWIAEKLKG from the coding sequence ATGAAACGTTTCGTTCTGCTGGACACCACTCCAATCCCCGACAACGGCGGCGCCTTGTGCCTGTTCGAATACGGCGAGGATTTCGTCATCAAGATCCAGGGCGGTGACGGTGGCCAGTTGATGAACACGCGCATGCACGGTTCCGAAGATGCCCTGGCGGAAATTCCGTGCCGCAAAGTCGCCGGTCGCCCGGGCTCACGGGTACTCATCGGCGGCCTGGGCATGGGCTTTACCCTGGCCTCGGCGCTCAAGCATTTGGGCAAGAGTGCCGAAGTGGTGGTGGCGGAGTTGGTGCCGGGCGTGGTGGAGTGGAATCGTGGGCCGCTCGGCGAAAAGTCCGGCCGCCCTTTGCTCGACCCGCGCACCGTGGTGCGCATGGAAGACGTGGCCAAGGTGCTGCAGGCCGAGCCCCAGGGGTTTGACGCGATCATGCTCGACGTCGATAACGGCCCTGAAGGCCTCACGCAAAAAGCCAACAGCTGGCTCTACTCCGCCGGTGGCCTGGCCGCCTGCGCCAAGGCCTTGCGCCCCAAGGGCGTGCTCGCCGTATGGTCGGCCAGCGCCGACAGGCTGTTCAGCGACAAACTGCGCAAGGCCGGTTTCAAGTCCGAAGAAGTGCAGGTGTTTGCCCATGGCAATAAAGGCACGCGGCACACCATCTGGATTGCGGAAAAGCTCAAGGGCTAA
- a CDS encoding cyclic nucleotide-binding domain-containing protein — MSQPTLLNDEIRDMLMDCGLFDPLLPEDFHIAAGYFNISSIAREEVIFLEGDAGTFMCILHSGQVAVQKTNPAGQRLTIATLRSGRAFGEMAVLDGERRSASCIAATDCVLLNLGKDALEKMLNEAPRVAAKIIRAIAIALSRRLRMADGQLLAQQF, encoded by the coding sequence ATGTCACAACCCACTCTGCTTAACGACGAAATCCGCGACATGCTCATGGACTGCGGGTTGTTCGACCCGCTGCTGCCGGAAGATTTTCATATCGCCGCAGGCTATTTCAATATCAGCAGCATTGCCCGGGAAGAAGTGATTTTCCTCGAGGGCGATGCCGGCACCTTCATGTGCATCCTCCACAGCGGCCAGGTGGCGGTGCAGAAAACCAACCCCGCCGGTCAACGCCTGACCATCGCCACGTTGCGCAGCGGCCGGGCCTTTGGCGAAATGGCGGTGCTCGACGGCGAACGGCGCTCGGCCAGTTGCATAGCGGCCACCGATTGCGTGCTGCTGAACCTGGGCAAGGATGCCCTGGAAAAAATGCTCAACGAAGCGCCCCGGGTCGCGGCCAAGATCATCCGCGCGATTGCCATCGCCCTGTCCAGACGCCTGCGCATGGCGGATGGGCAACTGCTGGCGCAACAGTTTTAA
- a CDS encoding S9 family peptidase, translating into MPISSAPIARKAPGPDPYAWLQERDTPEVLDYLKAENAWQETQLADQQALRETLFEEIKGRILETDLSLPSPWGPYLYYTRTTAGDEYARHYRCRRPADDSNQVDDSSEQLLLDPNVLANGGFFSLGAFSISPDHQRLAYSLDTTGEEIYTLYVKELATDKVSELAFDNCDGSMTWANDSITLFFGELDDTHRPHKLYRYRLDGTAAQEVFHEPDGRFFLHCYRSSSERQLLLALGSKTTSEIWALDADQPHLDFTCLAPRVEDHEYDVDHGQLNGQWTWFIRSNRDGINYALFVAPDTGTPPIEADWQNLIPHSDEVMLDGVSLNASAMTLSLRIGGLPVIEVHPEGVAAYRVELPDAAYSLYVQNSLEFASDRIRLRYEALNRPAQVRQLELASGAQQVLKETPVLGVFNADDYVSQRLWATSADGTQVPISLVVKRDRLGKPTPLYLYGYGAYGSSLDPWFSHARLSLLDRGVAFAIAHVRGGGELGEAWYRNGKQEHKQNTFSDFIACAEHLIAQGLTTSRQLAISGGSAGGLLIGAVLNQRPELFQAAIAEVPFVDVLNTMLDPELPLTVTEYDEWGNPQEPEVYARIKAYAPYENVRAQAYPHLLVIAGYNDSRVQYWEAAKWVAKLRDTKTDDNLLLLKTELGAGHGGMSGRYQGLRDVALEYAFVFKALELI; encoded by the coding sequence ATGCCTATTTCATCCGCACCGATTGCCCGCAAGGCCCCAGGCCCAGACCCGTACGCCTGGCTGCAGGAACGTGACACCCCTGAAGTCCTCGATTACCTCAAGGCGGAAAACGCCTGGCAGGAAACCCAGCTCGCCGACCAGCAGGCGCTGCGCGAGACACTGTTCGAGGAGATCAAGGGCCGTATCCTGGAAACCGACCTGTCGCTGCCCTCCCCCTGGGGTCCTTACCTGTATTACACGCGCACCACCGCCGGTGACGAATACGCGCGTCACTACCGCTGCCGGCGCCCGGCCGATGACAGCAACCAGGTGGATGACAGCAGCGAACAATTGCTGCTGGACCCGAACGTGCTGGCCAATGGCGGTTTTTTCTCCCTCGGCGCGTTCAGCATCAGCCCCGATCATCAGCGCCTGGCCTACAGCCTCGACACCACGGGTGAAGAGATCTACACCCTGTACGTGAAGGAATTGGCGACCGACAAGGTCAGTGAACTGGCGTTCGACAACTGCGACGGCAGCATGACCTGGGCCAACGACAGCATCACGCTGTTCTTCGGCGAACTGGACGACACTCATCGTCCGCACAAGCTTTACCGCTACCGCCTGGACGGCACGGCGGCGCAGGAAGTGTTCCACGAACCCGACGGACGCTTCTTCCTGCATTGCTACCGCTCCAGCTCCGAGCGCCAATTGCTGCTGGCCCTGGGCAGCAAGACCACCAGCGAGATCTGGGCTCTGGACGCCGACCAGCCGCACCTGGACTTCACCTGCCTGGCGCCGCGGGTGGAAGACCACGAATACGATGTCGATCACGGCCAGTTGAACGGCCAGTGGACCTGGTTTATCCGCAGCAACCGCGACGGTATCAACTACGCGCTGTTCGTCGCGCCTGACACCGGCACGCCCCCGATCGAAGCCGACTGGCAGAACCTGATCCCCCACAGCGACGAGGTGATGCTCGACGGCGTCAGCCTCAACGCCAGCGCCATGACCCTGAGCCTGCGCATCGGTGGCCTGCCGGTGATCGAAGTGCATCCTGAGGGCGTAGCGGCCTATCGCGTGGAACTGCCTGACGCGGCTTACAGCCTCTACGTACAGAACAGCCTGGAATTTGCCAGCGACAGGATTCGCCTGCGCTATGAAGCACTGAACCGTCCGGCCCAGGTGCGTCAGCTGGAACTGGCCAGCGGTGCACAGCAGGTGCTCAAGGAAACCCCGGTACTGGGTGTGTTCAACGCCGACGATTATGTCAGCCAGCGCTTGTGGGCCACCTCCGCCGACGGCACTCAGGTGCCGATCAGCCTGGTGGTCAAGCGTGACCGGCTCGGCAAGCCGACGCCGCTGTACCTGTATGGCTACGGCGCGTATGGATCAAGCCTGGACCCATGGTTCTCCCATGCACGCCTGAGCCTGCTGGACCGAGGCGTGGCGTTTGCCATCGCGCATGTGCGCGGCGGTGGCGAGCTGGGTGAAGCCTGGTACCGCAACGGCAAGCAGGAACACAAACAGAACACCTTCAGCGATTTCATCGCCTGCGCCGAACACCTCATCGCCCAGGGCCTGACCACCTCCAGGCAATTGGCGATCAGCGGCGGCAGCGCCGGCGGCCTGTTGATCGGTGCGGTGCTCAACCAACGCCCGGAGCTGTTCCAGGCGGCGATCGCCGAAGTGCCGTTTGTCGATGTGCTCAACACCATGCTCGACCCGGAGCTGCCGCTGACCGTCACCGAGTACGACGAATGGGGCAACCCGCAGGAGCCCGAGGTGTATGCGCGCATCAAGGCCTATGCGCCGTACGAAAACGTGCGTGCCCAGGCCTACCCGCACCTGCTGGTGATTGCCGGTTACAACGACAGCCGCGTGCAGTACTGGGAAGCGGCCAAGTGGGTGGCCAAACTGCGCGACACGAAGACGGACGATAACCTGCTGCTGCTCAAGACCGAGCTGGGCGCCGGGCATGGCGGCATGAGCGGTCGCTATCAGGGATTACGAGACGTAGCCCTCGAATATGCCTTCGTGTTCAAGGCACTCGAGCTGATTTAG
- a CDS encoding MFS transporter produces the protein MAGIAAATRKSRYHSRLFASLAMDTMTENDYLTAWGLYAFAALGCLLVWWRMTRWIWRWLREPLQLLMAVLLLSPTIVDPIKTQFAPAVAITALDLLLKVGNNAWRAISDLFMYTMIVFALYIVFVLIRWPIERAANVRRERKAATDAALAAEPEEDEPFRRPAPAPGMRVEPRL, from the coding sequence GTGGCCGGCATTGCAGCCGCGACACGCAAAAGCCGTTATCATAGCCGCCTCTTTGCCAGCCTTGCCATGGACACCATGACCGAGAACGACTATCTGACCGCTTGGGGCCTTTACGCCTTCGCCGCTTTGGGCTGCCTGTTGGTGTGGTGGCGCATGACCCGCTGGATCTGGCGCTGGCTGCGCGAGCCGTTGCAGTTACTGATGGCGGTGCTGTTGCTCAGCCCCACCATCGTCGACCCGATCAAGACCCAGTTCGCGCCGGCCGTGGCGATCACCGCCCTGGACCTGCTGCTCAAGGTCGGCAATAACGCTTGGCGCGCCATCTCCGACCTGTTCATGTACACCATGATCGTGTTTGCGCTGTACATCGTGTTCGTACTGATCCGCTGGCCCATCGAGCGCGCCGCCAACGTCCGTCGCGAACGCAAGGCCGCCACCGATGCCGCGCTGGCCGCCGAGCCGGAAGAAGACGAACCGTTCCGTCGCCCGGCTCCCGCCCCCGGCATGCGGGTCGAACCGCGCCTTTAA
- a CDS encoding class II glutamine amidotransferase has translation MCELLGMSANVPTDIVFSFTGLMQRGGRTGPHRDGWGIAFYEGRGLRLFQDPAASSESEVALLVQRYPIKSEVVIGHIRQANVGKVSLANTHPFVRELWGRNWCFAHNGQLADFAPRATFYRPVGDTDSEAAFCDLLNRVREAFPEPVDIEQMLPDLIAACAEYRSKGVFNCLLSDGDWLFCYCSTKLAQITRRAPFGPARLKDVDVIVDFQAETTPNDVVTVIATEPLTDNENWTRYEPGQWSLWRRGECVSQGVTE, from the coding sequence ATGTGTGAATTATTGGGCATGAGTGCCAACGTCCCCACCGATATCGTGTTCAGCTTCACCGGGCTGATGCAGCGGGGCGGGCGAACCGGCCCGCACCGCGACGGTTGGGGCATCGCCTTCTACGAAGGCCGTGGCCTGCGGCTGTTCCAGGACCCGGCCGCGAGCAGCGAGTCGGAAGTCGCGCTGCTGGTGCAGCGCTATCCCATCAAGAGCGAAGTGGTGATCGGCCATATCCGCCAGGCCAACGTGGGCAAGGTGAGCCTGGCCAATACCCACCCGTTCGTGCGCGAACTGTGGGGGCGCAACTGGTGTTTTGCGCACAACGGCCAGTTGGCGGACTTCGCCCCCCGCGCCACCTTCTACCGACCGGTGGGCGACACCGACAGTGAAGCGGCGTTCTGCGACTTGCTCAACCGTGTGCGTGAAGCCTTCCCGGAACCGGTGGACATCGAGCAGATGCTGCCGGACCTGATCGCCGCCTGCGCCGAATATCGCAGTAAAGGCGTGTTCAACTGCCTGCTCAGCGATGGCGACTGGCTGTTTTGCTACTGTTCGACCAAGTTGGCGCAGATTACCCGACGCGCGCCGTTTGGCCCGGCCCGCTTGAAAGATGTCGACGTGATCGTGGATTTTCAGGCCGAAACCACCCCCAATGACGTGGTAACGGTGATCGCCACCGAACCGCTGACCGACAATGAAAACTGGACCCGCTACGAACCGGGCCAATGGAGCCTGTGGCGACGCGGTGAATGCGTCAGCCAGGGCGTTACCGAATAA
- a CDS encoding DUF2937 family protein, with translation MLLSYLRLVLFAIGLLVGVQVPGFISDYAKRVEAHLIEAQTGLSGFESTARQFFNGDMQALVAHYRASDDPVFQSDASSLGAMLDRQLELDKQFQAMQGPWYIRALQVAVAADPDIRLETWNGYSYQILLTPEAMGWGLGGAMLLSFGIECLYRLIDWVVLGGRRLRQSRPIEERDLKGL, from the coding sequence ATGTTGCTCAGCTATCTGCGGTTGGTGCTGTTTGCCATAGGTTTGTTGGTCGGCGTGCAAGTGCCGGGGTTTATCAGCGATTACGCCAAGCGCGTCGAAGCCCACCTCATCGAGGCCCAGACGGGCCTGAGCGGGTTCGAGTCCACCGCGCGGCAGTTCTTCAACGGCGACATGCAAGCCCTGGTGGCGCATTACCGTGCCAGCGATGACCCGGTGTTCCAGAGCGACGCCAGCAGCCTGGGCGCGATGCTCGACCGTCAGCTGGAGTTGGACAAGCAATTCCAGGCCATGCAAGGCCCCTGGTACATCCGCGCCCTGCAAGTGGCGGTGGCCGCCGATCCGGATATTCGCCTGGAAACCTGGAATGGCTACAGCTACCAGATCCTGCTGACGCCCGAGGCCATGGGTTGGGGGCTTGGCGGGGCGATGCTGCTGTCGTTCGGTATCGAATGCCTGTATCGCCTGATCGATTGGGTGGTGCTGGGCGGCCGGCGCCTGCGCCAGAGCCGGCCGATTGAAGAGCGGGACCTGAAGGGGCTCTAA
- a CDS encoding LysR family transcriptional regulator, whose protein sequence is MNLKFLETFVWVAKLKSFRLTAEKLFTTQASISSRIAVLESELGVKLFLRDSRGVSLTPEGLKVLDYAEQMMVTLQGLKQSLETTSSKVGRIRIGAMDTVIHTWLSPLVAELMNLFPRVEIELVADTALNLSDQLQKGFLDLILQTDLLRLESVRSLELGSHPMAWIVASHSIYNRDYASLAELAQERIITYSKNSCPHQDVLSLMQANGVAAPRMNCVNSVSAITRLLRDGFGIGALPPVLVSEELARGELVMLPMAQQLPNLQVVVSWRVGVELVEEIVGLCQKVVARYAEEVGKERMVLSN, encoded by the coding sequence ATGAATTTGAAGTTCCTCGAAACCTTCGTCTGGGTGGCCAAGCTCAAGAGCTTCCGCCTGACCGCCGAAAAGCTGTTCACCACCCAGGCGTCGATTTCCAGCCGCATTGCTGTGCTGGAGAGCGAGTTGGGGGTGAAGCTGTTCCTGCGCGATTCGCGAGGCGTGAGCCTGACCCCGGAAGGCTTGAAGGTGCTCGATTATGCCGAGCAGATGATGGTGACCCTGCAGGGCTTGAAGCAGTCCCTGGAAACCACCAGCAGCAAGGTCGGACGGATTCGGATCGGCGCGATGGACACTGTGATCCACACCTGGCTCAGCCCGTTGGTCGCTGAATTGATGAACCTGTTTCCGCGGGTGGAAATCGAACTGGTCGCCGATACCGCGCTGAACCTCAGCGATCAGTTGCAAAAAGGCTTTCTGGACCTGATCCTGCAGACCGACCTGCTGCGCCTTGAAAGCGTGCGCAGCCTGGAGCTGGGCAGCCACCCCATGGCCTGGATTGTCGCCAGCCACTCCATTTACAACCGCGACTACGCCTCCCTCGCCGAACTGGCCCAGGAACGCATCATCACCTACTCGAAAAACTCCTGCCCCCATCAGGATGTGTTGAGCCTGATGCAGGCCAATGGCGTGGCGGCCCCGCGCATGAACTGCGTCAACTCGGTATCAGCCATCACCCGGCTACTGCGCGATGGCTTCGGCATTGGCGCGCTGCCGCCGGTGCTGGTCAGCGAAGAACTGGCACGGGGCGAGCTGGTGATGCTGCCGATGGCGCAGCAACTGCCGAACCTGCAGGTGGTGGTGTCGTGGCGCGTGGGGGTGGAGTTGGTGGAGGAGATTGTGGGGTTGTGTCAGAAGGTCGTCGCCCGCTATGCCGAGGAGGTCGGTAAAGAGCGGATGGTACTGAGCAACTGA
- a CDS encoding 5-oxoprolinase subunit PxpA produces the protein MSRLLLNCDIGESFGNWTLGLDAEVMPFIDCANVACGFHAGDPSIMRKTVSLALKHGVQVGAHPAYQDLQGFGRRSMQYTPQEIQDLLHYQIGALEGICRAQGGRVSYVKPHGAMYNDMMANPAQLRAVIQAVAAYGDLPLMLLATRDNSAAQALGDEYDVTLWFEAFADRAYDSQGHLVSRQLPGAVHHDADTIVQQALTLSRGEALTASDGSPLVLQANTLCVHGDNASSMAAVQRIREALKPA, from the coding sequence GTGAGCCGCCTGCTATTGAATTGCGACATCGGCGAAAGCTTCGGCAACTGGACCCTGGGTCTGGACGCCGAAGTCATGCCGTTCATCGACTGCGCCAACGTGGCGTGCGGCTTCCATGCCGGCGACCCGAGCATCATGCGCAAGACCGTAAGCCTGGCGCTCAAGCACGGCGTGCAAGTGGGCGCACACCCGGCCTATCAGGACCTGCAAGGCTTCGGCCGTCGCTCCATGCAGTACACGCCCCAGGAGATCCAGGACCTGTTGCACTACCAGATCGGTGCGCTGGAGGGCATCTGCCGCGCACAAGGCGGTCGCGTCAGTTACGTGAAACCCCATGGCGCGATGTACAACGACATGATGGCCAACCCCGCACAGCTGCGTGCGGTGATCCAGGCCGTGGCCGCTTACGGCGACCTGCCGCTGATGTTGCTGGCCACGCGCGATAACAGCGCGGCCCAGGCCCTGGGCGATGAGTACGACGTGACCCTGTGGTTCGAAGCCTTTGCCGACCGTGCCTATGACAGCCAGGGCCATCTGGTTTCGCGTCAATTACCGGGCGCGGTGCATCATGACGCCGACACCATCGTCCAACAGGCCCTGACCCTTTCCCGTGGCGAGGCCTTGACTGCCAGCGACGGCAGCCCTCTGGTCCTGCAGGCCAATACGCTGTGCGTACACGGTGATAACGCCAGCTCCATGGCCGCCGTGCAGCGTATCCGTGAGGCGTTGAAGCCAGCATGA